The Trichosurus vulpecula isolate mTriVul1 chromosome 4, mTriVul1.pri, whole genome shotgun sequence genome contains a region encoding:
- the LOC118845535 gene encoding cytochrome c oxidase assembly factor 7 — translation MAGLVDFEDEEQVASFLENMKVECHYQCYKEKDPDGCYRLVDYLEGIQKNFDEAAKVLKFNCEDYHHSDSCYKLGGYYATGKGGLTQNLKSAYDCFLKACEKPGKKSKNACHNVGLLIQDGRVIDGKADLARARDYYTRACDVNYAPSCFNLSAMYLQGSPSVPRDMDLALKYSLKACDLGHIWACANASRMYKLGDGVTKDDSKAEALKSRAQQLHKEQQKGIQPMTFGV, via the exons ATGGCGGGTCTTGTGGACTTTGAGGATGAGGAGCAGGTTGCCTCTTTCCTTGAGAACATGAAGGTAGAGTGTCACTACCAATGCTACAAGGAGAAGGACCCGGATG GTTGCTACAGGCTGGTAGATTATCTAGAGGGGATACAGAAGAACTTTGACGAGGCAGCCAAGGTATTGAAGTTCAATTGTGAAGACTACCACCACAGCGACAGCTGCTACAAACTGGGAGGTTATTATGCAACAGGGAAAG GAGGATTAACCCAAAACTTGAAAAGTGCCTATGACTGTTTTTTAAAGGCTTgtgagaaacctgggaagaagtCAAAAAATGCTTGTCACAATGTTGGACTGCTGATCCAAGATGGGCGCGTCATTGACGGCAAGGCTGACCTGGCGCGAGCCCGAGACTACTATACAAGGGCTTGTGATGTCAACTATGCTCCTAGCTGCTTCAATCTCAGTGCCATGTACCTCCAGGGATCCCCGAGTGTCCCCAGGGACATGGACCTGGCTTTGAAATACTCTCTGAAAGCCTGTGACCTAGGTCACATCTGGGCCTGTGCGAATGCCAGCCGCATGTATAAACTGGGAGATGGGGTCACTAAGGATGATTCTAAGGCCGAGGCCCTCAAGAGCAGGGCCCAGCAGCTccacaaagaacagcaaaaaggcaTCCAGCCCATGACATTCGGGGTGTGA